The Roseovarius indicus genome has a segment encoding these proteins:
- a CDS encoding MBL fold metallo-hydrolase, with product MTTRRNFLIGSAAAGTVTVLPSLALAAEDGASMSFMDGKLTIHPISHASFVMETPAGVIYVDPVGEVTDYEGMPDPELILVTHRHGDHFNAELLGMMPDVPILTNADVMGMMPEEMQGQAQSIAAGESTEMMGVGIEAVPAYNITEGRMDFHPQDRGDIGFVLTIDGSRVYISGDTEGTDEMRALEDIDVALVCMNLPFTMTAEQAAEAVAEFNPGVVIPYHYRGRDGGTQDPEAFAQMLNDAGAETEVKLHDWYNGELS from the coding sequence ATGACGACCAGACGCAATTTCCTGATTGGCAGTGCCGCTGCCGGAACGGTGACGGTTCTGCCCTCGCTCGCACTTGCGGCCGAGGACGGCGCCAGCATGAGCTTCATGGATGGCAAACTGACCATTCACCCGATTTCGCACGCTTCCTTTGTCATGGAGACGCCGGCGGGCGTGATCTATGTCGATCCGGTGGGCGAGGTCACGGATTACGAAGGCATGCCGGACCCGGAGCTCATCCTCGTGACGCACCGGCATGGCGACCATTTCAACGCCGAGTTGCTGGGCATGATGCCCGACGTGCCGATCCTGACCAATGCGGATGTGATGGGCATGATGCCCGAGGAGATGCAGGGCCAGGCGCAGAGCATCGCGGCGGGCGAGAGCACCGAGATGATGGGTGTCGGGATCGAGGCGGTGCCGGCCTACAACATCACCGAGGGGCGGATGGATTTTCACCCGCAGGACCGGGGCGATATCGGCTTTGTGCTGACGATCGACGGGAGCCGGGTGTATATCTCGGGCGACACGGAAGGCACCGACGAGATGCGCGCGCTCGAGGATATCGACGTGGCGCTGGTGTGCATGAACCTGCCCTTCACCATGACGGCGGAGCAGGCGGCGGAGGCCGTGGCCGAGTTCAATCCGGGCGTGGTGATCCCCTATCACTATCGCGGCCGGGATGGCGGCACGCAGGACCCGGAAGCCTTCGCGCAGATGCTGAACGATGCGGGGGCCGAGACCGAGGTCAAGCTGCATGACTGGTACAACGGCGAGCTGAGCTGA
- a CDS encoding Lrp/AsnC family transcriptional regulator: MIELDTTDRRLLRELVQDATQPASTLGRKLGLSQPATWRRIRRLYDSGVIKGQRLDLDHDRLGFGVTVFLGVKLATKGRVSIDVFERAVSAIPEVQTVEHILGLFDYRLRIVARDISDFERVLRRRIMMLPGVGDVEANVMLSEERRPGPIG; the protein is encoded by the coding sequence ATGATCGAGCTCGACACCACCGACCGCCGCCTCCTGCGCGAACTGGTCCAGGACGCCACCCAACCGGCCAGCACCCTTGGCCGCAAGCTCGGCCTGTCCCAACCCGCCACATGGCGCCGCATCCGCCGGCTCTACGACAGCGGCGTCATCAAGGGCCAGCGCCTCGATCTCGACCATGACAGGCTGGGTTTCGGCGTCACCGTCTTCCTCGGCGTGAAACTCGCCACCAAGGGCCGGGTCAGCATCGACGTCTTCGAACGCGCCGTCTCGGCCATCCCCGAGGTGCAGACGGTCGAACACATCCTCGGCCTCTTCGACTACCGCCTGCGCATCGTCGCCCGCGACATCTCCGATTTCGAACGCGTCCTGCGCCGCCGCATCATGATGCTGCCCGGCGTGGGCGACGTCGAAGCCAACGTCATGCTGTCGGAAGAACGCCGCCCCGGCCCCATCGGCTAA
- the folP gene encoding dihydropteroate synthase: MTYYRPIPSTDRARPTGAFPLAGGWAWFDTVEALHRDAPSRLIPAADIPADALENLTKPRAPIAGLTFDTPRLMGILNVTPDSFSDGGEHFSPDAALAHARAMTEQGADILDIGGESTRPGSTEVDIEEEIRRTAPVIGAIRAEMATPISIDTRKAPVARAAHKDGADLVNDVAGFTFDPALAPYCAENGLPVCVMHAQGTPDIMQKDPRYDNVALDVYDHLAARVTALETLGIPRERIIVDPGIGFGKTLEHNLTLLQNLALFHGLGCAVLLGASRKRFIGTIGGAESARHRAPGSVAVALAGVAQGVQLLRIHDVRETAEALRLWQAATLGRLP, from the coding sequence ATGACCTACTACCGCCCCATCCCCAGCACCGACCGCGCCCGCCCCACCGGCGCCTTCCCCCTTGCCGGCGGCTGGGCGTGGTTCGACACGGTCGAGGCGCTCCACCGCGACGCCCCCTCGCGCCTCATCCCCGCGGCCGATATCCCCGCCGACGCCCTTGAAAACCTGACGAAACCCCGCGCCCCCATCGCCGGCCTCACCTTCGACACGCCGCGCCTCATGGGCATCCTCAACGTCACCCCCGACAGCTTCTCCGACGGCGGCGAGCACTTCTCCCCCGACGCCGCCCTCGCCCATGCCCGCGCCATGACCGAACAGGGCGCCGACATCCTCGACATCGGCGGTGAATCCACCCGTCCGGGCTCGACGGAAGTCGATATCGAAGAGGAAATCCGCCGCACCGCCCCGGTCATCGGTGCCATTCGCGCCGAGATGGCCACCCCCATCTCCATCGACACCCGCAAGGCCCCCGTCGCCCGCGCCGCCCACAAAGACGGCGCCGACCTCGTCAACGACGTGGCCGGCTTCACCTTCGACCCGGCCCTCGCCCCCTACTGCGCCGAGAACGGCCTGCCCGTCTGCGTCATGCACGCCCAGGGCACGCCCGACATCATGCAGAAGGACCCCCGCTACGACAACGTCGCCCTCGACGTCTACGACCACCTCGCCGCCCGCGTGACGGCGCTCGAAACCCTCGGCATCCCGCGTGAACGCATCATCGTCGACCCCGGCATCGGCTTCGGCAAGACGCTCGAACACAACCTCACGCTCCTGCAGAACCTCGCCCTCTTCCACGGGCTCGGCTGCGCCGTCCTCCTCGGCGCCTCCCGCAAGCGCTTCATCGGCACCATCGGCGGCGCCGAGTCCGCCCGCCACCGCGCCCCCGGCTCCGTCGCCGTGGCTTTGGCAGGTGTGGCCCAGGGCGTCCAGCTCCTCCGCATCCACGACGTCCGCGAAACGGCCGAGGCCCTCCGCCTCTGGCAGGCCGCCACCCTGGGCCGCCTGCCCTAA
- the ilvC gene encoding ketol-acid reductoisomerase, with protein MRVYYDRDCDINLIKDKKVAILGYGSQGHAHALNLRDSGAKNVVVALREGSSSAAKAEGEGLKVMEISEAAAWCDLMMFTMPDELQADTWNKYVKDHIKPGAAIAFAHGLNVHFGLIEAPDSVDVIMMAPKGPGHTVRGEYVKGGGVPCLVAVHNDASGKALELGLSYCSAIGGGRSGIIETDFKEECETDLFGEQAVLCGGLVELIRMGFETLVEAGYAPEMAYFECLHEVKLIVDLIYEGGIANMNYSISNTAEYGEYVSGPRILPYDETKARMKAVLDDIQQGRFVRDWMSECSVGQPSFKAIRRNNDAHQIEAVGETLRGMMPWISAGKMVDKAKN; from the coding sequence ATGCGTGTCTATTACGATCGCGACTGCGACATCAACCTGATCAAGGACAAGAAGGTTGCCATCCTGGGCTATGGCAGCCAGGGCCATGCCCACGCGCTGAACCTGCGCGACAGCGGCGCCAAGAACGTGGTCGTCGCGCTGCGCGAAGGCTCGAGCTCGGCCGCCAAGGCGGAAGGCGAAGGCCTGAAGGTCATGGAGATTTCCGAGGCCGCCGCATGGTGCGACCTGATGATGTTCACCATGCCCGACGAGCTTCAGGCGGATACCTGGAACAAGTACGTCAAGGACCACATCAAGCCGGGCGCGGCGATTGCGTTTGCCCACGGCCTCAACGTCCATTTCGGCCTGATCGAGGCGCCGGACAGCGTTGACGTCATCATGATGGCGCCGAAGGGCCCGGGCCACACGGTGCGCGGCGAATACGTCAAGGGCGGCGGCGTGCCCTGCCTCGTGGCCGTTCACAACGACGCGTCGGGCAAGGCGCTGGAGCTGGGGCTTTCCTATTGCTCGGCCATCGGCGGCGGGCGCTCGGGCATCATCGAGACCGATTTCAAGGAAGAGTGCGAAACCGATCTCTTCGGCGAGCAGGCGGTTCTGTGCGGCGGTTTGGTCGAGCTGATCCGGATGGGCTTCGAGACGCTGGTCGAGGCGGGTTACGCGCCCGAGATGGCCTATTTCGAGTGTCTGCACGAGGTGAAGCTGATCGTCGACCTGATCTACGAGGGCGGCATCGCGAACATGAACTACTCGATCTCGAACACGGCCGAGTATGGCGAATATGTCAGCGGCCCGCGCATCCTGCCTTACGACGAGACCAAGGCGCGGATGAAGGCGGTTCTGGACGATATCCAGCAGGGCCGGTTCGTGCGCGACTGGATGAGCGAATGCTCGGTCGGCCAGCCGTCGTTCAAGGCGATCCGCCGCAACAACGACGCCCACCAGATCGAAGCCGTGGGCGAGACCCTGCGCGGCATGATGCCGTGGATTTCCGCCGGCAAGATGGTGGACAAGGCGAAGAACTGA
- a CDS encoding Lrp/AsnC family transcriptional regulator, producing MLDDIDRRILRHYQHDAAQPVADLAEAAGVTPATCARRLDRMKGAGIIRANRAVIDWRALGYEVEVSLRVTLEKSEPRAFDEFLAAAREVPEVVEIQTFLGRVDLRLSVIARDMTHYQELYRTAILALPHIADIEGLMHVARIKTDEILPV from the coding sequence ATGCTCGACGACATCGACAGGCGCATCCTGCGCCATTATCAGCACGACGCCGCCCAGCCCGTGGCCGACCTGGCCGAGGCCGCGGGCGTCACGCCCGCCACCTGCGCCCGCCGGCTCGACCGGATGAAAGGCGCGGGCATCATCCGCGCCAACCGCGCGGTGATCGACTGGCGCGCGCTTGGCTACGAGGTCGAGGTCAGCTTGCGCGTCACGCTCGAAAAATCCGAGCCGCGCGCCTTCGACGAATTCCTCGCCGCCGCGCGCGAGGTGCCCGAGGTCGTGGAAATCCAGACCTTCCTCGGCCGTGTCGACCTGCGCCTTTCGGTCATCGCCCGCGACATGACCCATTACCAGGAGCTCTACCGCACCGCCATCCTCGCCCTGCCCCATATCGCCGATATCGAGGGGCTGATGCACGTCGCCCGCATCAAGACAGACGAGATCCTGCCGGTATGA
- a CDS encoding cytochrome c oxidase subunit I produces MADAAIHGHGHEDNRGFFTRWFMSTNHKDIGILYLITSAIVGLISVMFTVYMRMELMEPGVQYMCLEGARFIAAAAGECTPNGHLWNVMITYHGVLMMFFVVIPALFGGFGNFFMPLQIGAPDMAFPRMNNLSFWLYVAGTSLGVASLLSPGGNGQLGSGVGWVLYPPLSVNESGMSMDLAIFAVHVSGASSILGAINMITTFLNMRAPGMTLFKVPLFAWSIFVTAWLILLSLPVLAGAITMLLTDRNFGTTFFDPAGGGDPILYQHILWFFGHPEVYIIILPGFGIISHVIATFARKPIFGYLPMVWALIAIGLLGFVVWAHHMYTVGMSLTQQSYFMLATMVIAVPTGVKVFSWIATMWGGSIEFKTPMLWAFGFLFLFTVGGVTGIVLSQAGIDRAYHDTYYVVAHFHYVMSLGAVFAIFAGIYFYFGKMTGRQYPEWAGKLHFWAMFLGANLTFFPQHFLGRQGMPRRYIDYPEAFAVWNWWSSLGAFISFASFVFFFGIVIYSLLRGAKVTQNNYWNEYADTLEWTVASPPPEHTFEILPKQEDWDKGHAH; encoded by the coding sequence ATGGCAGATGCAGCCATTCACGGCCATGGCCATGAAGATAACCGGGGGTTCTTCACCCGATGGTTCATGTCCACCAACCACAAGGATATCGGTATCCTCTACCTGATCACCTCGGCCATCGTCGGGCTGATCTCGGTCATGTTCACCGTCTACATGCGGATGGAACTGATGGAGCCGGGCGTTCAGTACATGTGCCTCGAAGGCGCGCGCTTCATCGCGGCGGCCGCGGGCGAATGTACCCCGAACGGCCACCTCTGGAACGTGATGATCACCTATCACGGCGTCCTGATGATGTTCTTCGTGGTGATCCCGGCCCTCTTCGGCGGCTTCGGCAACTTCTTCATGCCGCTGCAGATCGGCGCGCCCGACATGGCGTTCCCGCGGATGAACAACCTTTCTTTCTGGCTCTACGTGGCCGGTACCTCGCTGGGCGTCGCCTCGCTGCTCTCTCCGGGCGGCAACGGCCAGCTCGGCTCGGGCGTGGGCTGGGTGCTCTACCCGCCGCTCTCGGTCAACGAATCCGGCATGTCGATGGACCTCGCGATCTTCGCGGTCCACGTCTCGGGCGCCTCCTCGATCCTCGGCGCGATCAACATGATCACCACCTTCCTGAACATGCGTGCCCCGGGCATGACGCTCTTCAAGGTGCCGCTCTTCGCGTGGTCGATCTTCGTCACCGCATGGCTCATCCTGCTGTCGCTGCCGGTCCTGGCGGGCGCCATCACCATGCTGCTGACCGACCGGAACTTCGGCACGACCTTCTTCGACCCGGCCGGCGGCGGTGACCCGATCCTCTATCAGCACATCCTGTGGTTCTTCGGCCACCCGGAAGTGTACATCATCATCCTGCCCGGCTTCGGCATCATCTCCCACGTGATCGCGACCTTCGCGCGCAAGCCGATCTTCGGCTACCTGCCGATGGTCTGGGCGCTGATCGCCATCGGCCTTCTCGGCTTCGTCGTGTGGGCGCACCACATGTACACCGTCGGCATGTCGCTGACCCAGCAAAGCTACTTCATGCTGGCAACCATGGTCATCGCCGTGCCGACAGGGGTGAAGGTCTTCTCGTGGATCGCCACGATGTGGGGCGGCTCGATCGAGTTCAAGACGCCGATGCTCTGGGCCTTCGGCTTCCTGTTCCTCTTCACCGTGGGCGGCGTGACCGGCATCGTGCTCTCGCAGGCCGGCATCGACCGCGCCTATCACGACACCTACTACGTGGTCGCGCACTTCCACTACGTGATGTCGCTGGGCGCCGTCTTCGCCATCTTCGCCGGGATCTACTTCTACTTCGGCAAGATGACGGGCCGCCAATACCCGGAATGGGCAGGCAAGCTGCACTTCTGGGCGATGTTCCTGGGCGCCAACCTCACCTTCTTCCCGCAGCACTTCCTGGGCCGCCAGGGCATGCCGCGCCGCTACATCGACTACCCCGAGGCCTTCGCGGTCTGGAACTGGTGGTCCTCGCTCGGCGCGTTCATCTCCTTTGCGTCCTTCGTGTTCTTCTTCGGGATCGTGATCTACTCGCTCCTCCGCGGCGCGAAGGTGACCCAGAACAACTACTGGAACGAATACGCCGACACGCTCGAATGGACGGTGGCCTCGCCCCCGCCCGAGCACACATTCGAAATCCTGCCCAAGCAGGAAGACTGGGACAAGGGCCACGCGCACTGA
- a CDS encoding bifunctional metallophosphatase/5'-nucleotidase yields the protein MSLPFLPQPKPQPQPGAEALPGLPGFPGFPDMPGQPTPPAGPTDGYGPGLARLLEVLRNLRDDDGGDGGGDGPTTPAPAGTPTANDDMERTVEGDPVTLDLIGNDLPGDGAEAEDLHISEINGRDVRPGQMIGVGGNFIFPEAYVMVTEDGTVEVTQTRWFDGGDISFDYRISNGAFESDLASVEIEVLDPADTFTLILLHFADQEAGTRAVTDAPNFSGVLNVLRDEDVGADATLTLSSGDAFIPGLFYDASAAVFGSAGIADIQIQNELGVQAIALGNHEFDFGTAPLGGLIDGTAPGDFSSLDGTALAGEDFGGTMFPYLSTNLDFSGDPNLAPLETEGGQAPQGGVVTSSTVIEQDGEIFGVVGATTPTLGSISSPEGVTAHPGWAGTTPTDEELDALAAEIQAEVDALLAANPTMDKVILLSHMQQIDIELELAERLTDVDIIVAGGSNTRLFDENDRPRDGDSDQGDYPQFVENAGGTMTAVVNTDGSYKYVGRLVIEFDAYGNIIPESYDPDISGAYATDDQGVADLDAEDDIDPEIQAIADAIQDQILATEGNVFGVSDVFLNGERSGTGTADDPDGVRTQETNLGNLTADANLAYANEMYGDGDDIWLSVKNGGGIRASIGQTIVPPGGSEPVRGVNEEILDEDGNVVKPEGGISQNDIQTTLAFNNDLVVGTLTGAEIVALLEHGIAAYPEAGGQFIQVSGVVFSFDPDAPEGQRIEDAAFVDPETGEIRAVLVKDGEIVNPDAEYGVVTLGFLAEPRYDENGTFIGGGDGYPFPEDFDYVPLEQEGVQTGDATFADDGTEQDALAEYLLDTHATPDTAFDMADTGPAEDTRIQNLDFQDGLALDTAIDEFMFV from the coding sequence ATGTCCTTACCTTTCCTTCCCCAGCCCAAACCCCAGCCCCAACCCGGCGCCGAAGCCCTTCCCGGGCTCCCCGGTTTCCCCGGCTTCCCCGACATGCCCGGCCAGCCCACGCCGCCCGCCGGCCCGACCGACGGCTACGGGCCCGGTCTCGCCCGCCTGCTCGAAGTCCTGCGCAACCTGCGCGATGACGATGGCGGCGATGGCGGCGGCGACGGTCCGACCACCCCCGCCCCGGCCGGCACCCCCACCGCGAATGACGACATGGAACGCACCGTCGAAGGCGACCCCGTCACCCTCGACCTGATCGGCAACGACCTGCCCGGCGACGGCGCCGAGGCCGAAGACCTGCATATCTCCGAAATCAACGGCCGCGACGTCCGCCCCGGCCAGATGATCGGCGTCGGCGGCAATTTCATCTTCCCCGAAGCCTATGTCATGGTGACCGAAGACGGCACCGTCGAAGTCACCCAGACCCGCTGGTTCGATGGCGGCGACATCTCCTTCGACTACCGCATCTCCAACGGCGCCTTCGAAAGCGATCTCGCCTCGGTCGAGATCGAGGTGCTCGACCCCGCCGACACCTTCACCCTCATCCTGCTGCACTTCGCCGACCAGGAAGCGGGCACCCGCGCCGTCACCGACGCGCCCAACTTCTCGGGCGTGCTCAACGTCCTGCGCGACGAGGACGTGGGCGCCGACGCCACCCTCACCCTCTCCTCGGGCGACGCCTTCATCCCCGGCCTCTTCTACGATGCCTCGGCCGCCGTCTTCGGCTCCGCCGGCATCGCCGACATCCAGATCCAGAACGAGCTCGGCGTGCAGGCCATCGCCCTCGGCAACCACGAGTTCGACTTCGGCACCGCCCCGCTCGGCGGCCTGATCGACGGCACCGCCCCCGGCGACTTCTCGTCGCTCGACGGCACCGCACTCGCGGGCGAGGATTTCGGCGGCACCATGTTCCCCTACCTCTCCACCAACCTCGACTTCTCGGGCGACCCCAACCTCGCCCCGCTGGAAACCGAGGGCGGCCAGGCGCCCCAGGGCGGCGTCGTCACCTCCTCCACCGTGATCGAGCAGGATGGCGAGATCTTCGGCGTCGTCGGCGCCACCACCCCCACGCTCGGCTCGATCTCCTCGCCCGAGGGCGTCACCGCCCACCCGGGCTGGGCCGGCACCACCCCCACCGACGAAGAGCTCGACGCGCTCGCCGCCGAGATCCAGGCCGAGGTCGACGCGCTGCTCGCCGCCAACCCGACCATGGACAAGGTCATCCTGCTCTCCCACATGCAGCAGATCGATATCGAGCTCGAACTGGCCGAGCGCCTCACCGATGTCGACATCATCGTCGCCGGCGGCTCCAACACCCGCCTCTTCGACGAGAATGACCGCCCCCGCGACGGCGACAGCGACCAGGGCGACTACCCGCAATTCGTCGAAAACGCCGGCGGCACCATGACCGCCGTGGTCAATACCGACGGCTCCTACAAATACGTGGGCCGGCTGGTCATCGAGTTCGACGCCTACGGCAACATCATCCCCGAAAGCTACGACCCCGACATCTCCGGCGCCTACGCCACCGACGACCAGGGCGTCGCCGACCTCGACGCCGAAGACGACATCGACCCGGAAATCCAGGCCATCGCCGACGCCATCCAGGACCAGATCCTCGCCACCGAGGGCAATGTCTTCGGCGTCTCCGACGTCTTCCTCAACGGCGAACGCTCCGGCACCGGCACCGCTGACGACCCCGACGGCGTCCGCACCCAGGAAACCAACCTCGGCAACCTCACCGCCGACGCCAACCTCGCCTATGCCAATGAAATGTACGGCGACGGCGACGACATCTGGCTCTCGGTCAAGAACGGCGGCGGCATCCGCGCCTCCATCGGCCAGACCATCGTGCCCCCGGGCGGCTCCGAGCCGGTGCGCGGCGTCAACGAGGAAATCCTCGACGAGGACGGCAACGTCGTCAAACCCGAGGGCGGCATCAGCCAGAACGACATCCAGACCACGCTCGCCTTCAACAACGACCTCGTGGTGGGCACGCTCACCGGCGCCGAGATCGTGGCCCTCCTGGAACACGGCATCGCCGCCTACCCCGAGGCCGGAGGCCAGTTCATCCAGGTTTCCGGCGTGGTCTTCAGCTTCGACCCCGACGCCCCCGAAGGCCAGCGCATCGAGGACGCCGCCTTCGTCGATCCCGAGACCGGCGAAATCCGCGCGGTGCTGGTCAAGGACGGCGAGATCGTCAACCCCGACGCCGAATACGGTGTCGTCACCCTCGGCTTCCTCGCCGAACCCCGCTACGACGAGAACGGCACCTTCATCGGCGGCGGCGACGGCTACCCCTTCCCCGAGGATTTCGACTACGTCCCCCTCGAACAGGAAGGCGTGCAGACGGGCGACGCCACCTTCGCCGATGACGGCACCGAACAGGACGCGCTGGCCGAATACCTGCTCGACACCCACGCCACGCCCGACACCGCCTTCGACATGGCCGACACCGGCCCCGCCGAAGACACCCGCATCCAGAACCTCGACTTCCAGGACGGGCTGGCCCTCGACACCGCCATCGACGAGTTCATGTTCGTCTGA
- a CDS encoding dihydroneopterin aldolase — translation MSNEIRLAFAHPSARADATAPDGPLDRISVRDHVVEVEIGAFQAERGTTQRVSFNVVVEVRPLTDPIDDDVDRILSYDKVTEAIHAALAEERLNLLETLADRIAERILWEPQAVRTFVRIEKLDRGPGALGVEIVRSVSDLKTKPVTPHHDTAPHPHVVYLTNAAIRSPNLARWLDQLEARAEPVILCVGHADTAAPQTGHRMTQRRVDLLALEQNAWVLAGRDDRCVVVGSRTELDWSMKNGQISVWAPSKIVLDAVDGPTTGPDDPVALASWFAGHIDASDLLLIGETPPANPPVPVLVQDIAQSGL, via the coding sequence ATGTCCAACGAAATCCGCCTCGCTTTCGCCCACCCCTCGGCCCGCGCCGATGCCACGGCCCCCGACGGGCCGCTCGACCGCATTTCCGTGCGCGATCATGTGGTCGAGGTCGAGATCGGCGCCTTCCAGGCCGAGCGCGGCACAACCCAGCGCGTCTCCTTCAACGTGGTGGTCGAGGTCCGGCCCCTCACCGACCCGATCGACGACGATGTCGACCGCATCCTCAGCTACGACAAGGTGACCGAGGCGATCCACGCGGCGCTGGCCGAAGAACGCCTGAACCTGCTGGAAACACTCGCAGACCGCATCGCCGAACGCATCCTGTGGGAGCCGCAGGCCGTCCGCACCTTCGTCCGCATCGAGAAACTCGACCGCGGCCCCGGCGCCCTCGGCGTCGAGATCGTCCGTTCCGTCTCGGACCTGAAAACCAAGCCGGTCACGCCCCACCACGACACCGCGCCCCACCCCCATGTCGTCTACCTCACCAACGCCGCCATCCGCTCGCCCAACCTCGCCCGCTGGCTCGACCAGCTCGAAGCCCGCGCCGAGCCGGTGATCCTCTGCGTCGGCCATGCCGACACCGCCGCGCCGCAAACCGGCCACCGCATGACCCAACGCCGCGTCGACCTTCTGGCGCTCGAACAGAACGCCTGGGTGCTCGCGGGCCGCGACGACCGCTGCGTCGTCGTGGGCAGCCGTACCGAGCTCGACTGGTCCATGAAGAACGGCCAGATAAGTGTCTGGGCCCCCTCGAAAATCGTCCTCGACGCGGTCGACGGCCCCACCACAGGCCCCGACGACCCGGTCGCGCTCGCCTCGTGGTTCGCCGGCCATATCGACGCCTCCGACCTGCTCCTGATCGGCGAAACGCCCCCCGCCAACCCGCCCGTTCCGGTGCTGGTTCAGGATATCGCCCAATCCGGCCTCTGA
- a CDS encoding DMT family transporter, whose product MQDIRPVNWLRIVVLAAIWGASFMSVSVALEGVGPLTVVAVRLGLGAAFLVVLSFALGHGLPPVRGRPAGRVWAFVLAMAVFSNALPFLLLSWGQQVVASGFAGVCMAVVPLLVLPLAHVFVPGEVMTFRRLIGFCIGTAGVIVLIGPEAFASTGESFESLAKMACVGAACCYAIGGIFTRLCPAVDLLALAAAVLLVAAVLFAPLALVVEGWPRDVPGLSLAALVYLGLLPTGVAQILLVMVIRDAGPVFLGLVNYQVPVWSVIFGVVLLAEPLPPSLVLAMALILAGVALSQWGALSRLFRR is encoded by the coding sequence ATGCAGGATATCAGGCCGGTCAACTGGCTTCGGATCGTCGTGCTGGCGGCGATCTGGGGGGCGTCGTTCATGTCGGTGTCAGTTGCGCTGGAGGGCGTCGGGCCGCTGACGGTGGTGGCGGTGCGGCTGGGATTGGGGGCGGCGTTTCTGGTGGTGCTGTCCTTTGCGCTAGGGCATGGGCTGCCGCCGGTGAGGGGAAGGCCGGCGGGGCGCGTCTGGGCCTTCGTGCTGGCGATGGCGGTGTTTTCCAACGCGTTGCCGTTCCTGCTGTTGAGCTGGGGGCAGCAGGTGGTGGCCTCGGGGTTTGCCGGCGTTTGCATGGCGGTGGTGCCGCTGTTGGTTTTGCCCTTGGCGCATGTGTTCGTGCCGGGGGAGGTGATGACGTTCCGGCGGCTCATCGGGTTCTGTATCGGGACGGCGGGGGTGATTGTGCTGATCGGGCCGGAGGCGTTTGCGTCGACGGGGGAGAGTTTCGAGAGTCTGGCCAAGATGGCCTGCGTGGGGGCGGCGTGTTGTTACGCGATTGGCGGGATCTTCACGCGGCTTTGCCCGGCGGTGGACCTGCTGGCGCTGGCGGCGGCGGTGCTGCTGGTGGCGGCGGTGCTGTTTGCGCCCTTGGCGTTGGTTGTCGAGGGGTGGCCCCGGGACGTGCCGGGGTTGAGTTTGGCGGCGCTGGTGTATCTGGGGCTGTTGCCGACGGGGGTGGCGCAGATCCTGCTGGTGATGGTGATCCGGGATGCGGGGCCGGTGTTTCTGGGGCTGGTGAATTACCAGGTGCCGGTGTGGTCGGTGATCTTTGGCGTGGTGCTGTTGGCTGAGCCGTTGCCGCCGAGTTTGGTGCTGGCGATGGCGTTGATCCTGGCCGGGGTGGCGCTGAGCCAGTGGGGGGCGTTGAGCCGGTTGTTCCGGCGTTAG
- a CDS encoding outer membrane protein, with protein MFAKIRNTALALAAALFMGQAAEAQGTHDWTGFHAGAMAGYGELKPKSNAFNLFQPNSDDAMYGVFLGYDYQFNNRFLVGVEADWAFTNMSSTVPCFNPAFTCNAGIDSIATIRARAGMTFDRVLVYGTAGYAQMDYSGFTRNAVTTFPDSSDIGGWTWGLGLEYAVNDRVHIGAEARWAEFDRTVMAYDVPYSVAPETFSALLRVSIKLGGK; from the coding sequence ATGTTTGCAAAAATCAGAAATACCGCACTTGCCCTCGCCGCAGCGCTCTTCATGGGCCAGGCGGCCGAAGCCCAGGGCACCCATGACTGGACAGGCTTCCACGCCGGCGCAATGGCCGGCTATGGCGAGCTGAAGCCGAAATCGAACGCGTTCAACCTGTTCCAGCCCAACTCTGACGATGCCATGTATGGCGTCTTTCTCGGCTACGATTACCAGTTCAACAACCGTTTCCTCGTGGGTGTCGAAGCCGACTGGGCCTTCACGAACATGTCGAGCACGGTGCCCTGCTTCAACCCGGCCTTCACCTGTAACGCCGGGATCGACTCGATCGCCACGATCCGCGCCCGCGCCGGCATGACCTTCGACCGCGTGCTGGTCTACGGCACCGCCGGTTACGCCCAGATGGATTATTCCGGCTTCACCCGGAACGCCGTCACAACCTTCCCGGACTCGAGCGATATCGGCGGCTGGACATGGGGCCTCGGCCTCGAATACGCCGTCAACGACCGGGTCCATATCGGCGCCGAGGCCCGCTGGGCCGAATTCGACCGAACCGTGATGGCCTATGACGTGCCCTACTCCGTCGCGCCGGAAACCTTCTCGGCGCTGCTGCGCGTCTCCATCAAGCTCGGCGGCAAGTAA